From a single Sorghum bicolor cultivar BTx623 chromosome 5, Sorghum_bicolor_NCBIv3, whole genome shotgun sequence genomic region:
- the LOC8071958 gene encoding probable FBD-associated F-box protein At1g32375, with amino-acid sequence MDRGVVSSPLDHSPASQIVTRRLPPPSLMVSKEGRRRRRRRSGGEDRISGLPDELLHDILVRLRCARAAARTSVLSRRWRHLWADVPELVLVDGPDAPPPPSSRPASFVDTVDAALDAHAAPTLDRLLIALSASDVGSTGAIPAARAAPWLRFAAVRVAGSLLLLVPPRLSYLHPVTLQELPLPACARAKTITLKLQDTWLLRPAAPAPAPAGVFTFTALTALTILYGRMDGGELSALVSSTRCPCLRDLKLRLTLLDDTSDDDVVSIRSDTLRSLWFCIWTHIRRLR; translated from the coding sequence ATGGATCGCGGCGTCGTCTCGTCTCCCCTCGACCATTCCCCTGCCTCGCAAATCGTAACCCGCAGATTGCCTCCGCCGTCGCTTATGGTGAGCAAagaaggccgccgccgccgccgccgccgctccggcGGCGAGGACCGCATCAGCGGCCTCCCCGACGAGCTgctgcatgacatcctggtccGCCTCCGCTGCGCCCGCGCCGCGGCGCGCACCAGCGTGCTCTCCCGCCGCTGGCGCCACCTCTGGGCAGACGTGCCCGAGCTCGTCCTCGTTGACGGCCccgacgcgccgccgccgccgtcctcccGCCCGGCCTCGTTCGTCGACACCGTCGACGCCGCCCTCGACGCCCACGCCGCGCCGACCCTCGATCGCCTGCTCATCGCCCTGTCCGCCTCCGACGTCGGCAGCACCGGCGCCATCCCGGCCGCACGCGCCGCGCCGTGGCTTCGCTTCGCGGCGGTGCGCGTGGCGGGGTCGCTGCTCCTCCTCGTCCCTCCGCGGCTGTCCTACCTGCACCCCGTCACCCTGCAGGAGCTCCCGCTCCCCGCGTGTGCCCGTGCCAAGACCATCACGCTCAAGCTCCAGGACACGTGGCTTCTGCGGCCCGCCgcgccggcaccggcaccggccggCGTGTTCACGTTCACGGCGCTGACCGCGCTGACGATCCTCTACGGCCGCATGGACGGCGGCGAGCTCAGTGCCCTCGTGTCGTCCACGCGGTGCCCGTGCCTCAGGGACCTCAAGCTCCGCCTCACGTTGCTGGATGACACctccgacgacgacgtcgtctccATCCGCTCCGACACGCTGCGCTCGCTGTGGTTCTGCATCTGGACGCACATTCGCCGCCTCCGGTAG
- the LOC8071959 gene encoding putative F-box/LRR-repeat protein At5g02930 isoform X2, with protein MAADQRRSRRSGGEDRISGLPDELLHDILVRLRCARAAARTSVLSRRWRHVWAHLPELRLDQRRRPTASGLLFLDTIDAALAGYSAPTLERLSISIPSNSNAPSSVVGPGARIAPWLHFAAARVVGELNLFLRAPQTFVVATPEVVGEEAVLELPVCEQTKRIELFLQYADTHWLRPQASGSGLFTALTFLKVDGHVRMTGSDLTALVSTQCPCLRELDLFITLIVNFHVLIHSNSLHTLVLRVLETRRLEVVAPRLEELTVFARPLEAHISATKLVKVAWHGVYDPHLHRFVDVGSTLRLLKTSSQALSLTKRFDEVDELDHLSIDLKWQDVARYESFLNETNKLLKCKSLCISLLWEHALVPVMWHLLRSCNGTKRLRVHLWGPWSQRVMHSCLPACPYRLEESLKIDVIDLSSLEEVEISGFSGSHEQMELVEFLSSNARILKRLRINYHNCRRPKEAREKVYRVMWTRKH; from the exons ATGGCTGCAGATCAACGCCGCTCCCGCCGCTCCGGCGGCGAGGACCGCATCAGCGGCCTCCCCGACGAGCTGCTGCACGACATCCTGGTCCGCCTCCGCTGCGCCCGCGCCGCGGCGCGCACCAGCGTGCTCTCCCGCCGCTGGCGCCACGTCTGGGCGCACCTGCCCGAGCTTCGCCTCGACCAGCGGCGGCGACCGACGGCATCGGGCTTGTTATTCCTGGACACCATCGACGCTGCCCTCGCCGGCTACTCAGCCCCAACCCTCGAGCGCCTCAGCATCTCCATCCCCTCCAACAGTAACGCGCCCTCATCAGTAGTTGGGCCGGGGGCGCGCATTGCGCCGTGGCTCCACTTCGCAGCGGCGCGCGTGGTGGGCGAGCTCAATCTCTTCCTCCGCGCGCCTCAGACCTTCGTCGTCGCGACACCGGAGGTCGTCGGGGAGGAGGCCGTGCTCGAGCTTCCGGTATGTGAACAAACGAAACGAATCGAGCTCTTTCTACAATATGCAGACACACACTGGCTCCGGCCGCAGGCATCCGGCTCCGGCCTGTTCACGGCGCTGACGTTCCTGAAGGTAGATGGCCATGTCCGCATGACAGGAAGCGATCTCACAGCCCTTGTGAGCACGCAGTGCCCGTGCTTGAGGGAGCTCGATCTTTTCATTACGCTGATTGTCAACTTCCATGTCTTGATTCACTCCAACTCGTTGCACACGCTGGTGCTCCGCGTCTTGGAGACACGGCGTCTAGAGGTTGTGGCCCCAAGGCTTGAAGAGCTCACTGTATTTGCTCGGCCATTGGAGGCTCACATCTCTGCTACCAAGCTTGTCAAGGTAGCTTGGCATGGTGTCTATGACCCTCATCtgcataggtttgttgatgTTGGCTCTACCCTCCGGCTACTGAAAACTTCCTCTCAGGCATTGTCGCTGACTAAGCGGTTCGATGAAGTTGATGAGTTGGATCATCTGAGCATCGATCTAAAATGGCAAG ATGTAGCAAGATATGAAAGCTTCTTGAATGAAACAAATAAGCTGCTCAAGTGTAAGAGCCTTTGCATATCCTTGTTGTGGGAACATGCCTTGGTGCCTGTCATGTGGCATCTCTTGAGGAGTTGCAATGGTACAAAGAGGCTTCGAGTACATTTGTGGGGTCCTTGGTCCCAACGAGTG ATGCATTCTTGCCTGCCGGCTTGCCCTTATCGTTTGGAAGAGAGTCTCAAGATTGATGTCATTGATCTCAGTTCACTTGAAGAGGTAGAAATCTCAGGTTTTTCAGGTTCTCATGAACAAATGGAACTTGTGGAGTTCCTATCCAGCAATGCCAGAATCCTGAAAAGGTTGCGCATCAATTATCACAATTGCCGTAGGCCCAAGGAAGCACGTGAGAAG GTTTACAGAGTGATGTGGACAAGGAAGCATTGA
- the LOC8071959 gene encoding F-box/FBD/LRR-repeat protein At2g04230 isoform X4, producing MAADQRRSRRSGGEDRISGLPDELLHDILVRLRCARAAARTSVLSRRWRHVWAHLPELRLDQRRRPTASGLLFLDTIDAALAGYSAPTLERLSISIPSNSNAPSSVVGPGARIAPWLHFAAARVVGELNLFLRAPQTFVVATPEVVGEEAVLELPALSLTKRFDEVDELDHLSIDLKWQDVARYESFLNETNKLLKCKSLCISLLWEHALVPVMWHLLRSCNGTKRLRVHLWGPWSQRVMHSCLPACPYRLEESLKIDVIDLSSLEEVEISGFSGSHEQMELVEFLSSNARILKRLRINYHNCRRPKEAREKVRSMCHPNLKVEFFVFHEGRQVLVE from the exons ATGGCTGCAGATCAACGCCGCTCCCGCCGCTCCGGCGGCGAGGACCGCATCAGCGGCCTCCCCGACGAGCTGCTGCACGACATCCTGGTCCGCCTCCGCTGCGCCCGCGCCGCGGCGCGCACCAGCGTGCTCTCCCGCCGCTGGCGCCACGTCTGGGCGCACCTGCCCGAGCTTCGCCTCGACCAGCGGCGGCGACCGACGGCATCGGGCTTGTTATTCCTGGACACCATCGACGCTGCCCTCGCCGGCTACTCAGCCCCAACCCTCGAGCGCCTCAGCATCTCCATCCCCTCCAACAGTAACGCGCCCTCATCAGTAGTTGGGCCGGGGGCGCGCATTGCGCCGTGGCTCCACTTCGCAGCGGCGCGCGTGGTGGGCGAGCTCAATCTCTTCCTCCGCGCGCCTCAGACCTTCGTCGTCGCGACACCGGAGGTCGTCGGGGAGGAGGCCGTGCTCGAGCTTCCG GCATTGTCGCTGACTAAGCGGTTCGATGAAGTTGATGAGTTGGATCATCTGAGCATCGATCTAAAATGGCAAG ATGTAGCAAGATATGAAAGCTTCTTGAATGAAACAAATAAGCTGCTCAAGTGTAAGAGCCTTTGCATATCCTTGTTGTGGGAACATGCCTTGGTGCCTGTCATGTGGCATCTCTTGAGGAGTTGCAATGGTACAAAGAGGCTTCGAGTACATTTGTGGGGTCCTTGGTCCCAACGAGTG ATGCATTCTTGCCTGCCGGCTTGCCCTTATCGTTTGGAAGAGAGTCTCAAGATTGATGTCATTGATCTCAGTTCACTTGAAGAGGTAGAAATCTCAGGTTTTTCAGGTTCTCATGAACAAATGGAACTTGTGGAGTTCCTATCCAGCAATGCCAGAATCCTGAAAAGGTTGCGCATCAATTATCACAATTGCCGTAGGCCCAAGGAAGCACGTGAGAAGGTCCGTAGCATGTGTCATCCAAATCTTAAAGTTGAATTCTTTGTGTTCCACGAGGGGAGGCAGGTACTTGTCGAGTAA
- the LOC8071959 gene encoding putative FBD-associated F-box protein At5g56820 isoform X3 codes for MAADQRRSRRSGGEDRISGLPDELLHDILVRLRCARAAARTSVLSRRWRHVWAHLPELRLDQRRRPTASGLLFLDTIDAALAGYSAPTLERLSISIPSNSNAPSSVVGPGARIAPWLHFAAARVVGELNLFLRAPQTFVVATPEVVGEEAVLELPVCEQTKRIELFLQYADTHWLRPQASGSGLFTALTFLKVDGHVRMTGSDLTALVSTQCPCLRELDLFITLIVNFHVLIHSNSLHTLVLRVLETRRLEVVAPRLEELTVFARPLEAHISATKLVKALSLTKRFDEVDELDHLSIDLKWQDVARYESFLNETNKLLKCKSLCISLLWEHALVPVMWHLLRSCNGTKRLRVHLWGPWSQRVMHSCLPACPYRLEESLKIDVIDLSSLEEVEISGFSGSHEQMELVEFLSSNARILKRLRINYHNCRRPKEAREKVRSMCHPNLKVEFFVFHEGRQVLVE; via the exons ATGGCTGCAGATCAACGCCGCTCCCGCCGCTCCGGCGGCGAGGACCGCATCAGCGGCCTCCCCGACGAGCTGCTGCACGACATCCTGGTCCGCCTCCGCTGCGCCCGCGCCGCGGCGCGCACCAGCGTGCTCTCCCGCCGCTGGCGCCACGTCTGGGCGCACCTGCCCGAGCTTCGCCTCGACCAGCGGCGGCGACCGACGGCATCGGGCTTGTTATTCCTGGACACCATCGACGCTGCCCTCGCCGGCTACTCAGCCCCAACCCTCGAGCGCCTCAGCATCTCCATCCCCTCCAACAGTAACGCGCCCTCATCAGTAGTTGGGCCGGGGGCGCGCATTGCGCCGTGGCTCCACTTCGCAGCGGCGCGCGTGGTGGGCGAGCTCAATCTCTTCCTCCGCGCGCCTCAGACCTTCGTCGTCGCGACACCGGAGGTCGTCGGGGAGGAGGCCGTGCTCGAGCTTCCGGTATGTGAACAAACGAAACGAATCGAGCTCTTTCTACAATATGCAGACACACACTGGCTCCGGCCGCAGGCATCCGGCTCCGGCCTGTTCACGGCGCTGACGTTCCTGAAGGTAGATGGCCATGTCCGCATGACAGGAAGCGATCTCACAGCCCTTGTGAGCACGCAGTGCCCGTGCTTGAGGGAGCTCGATCTTTTCATTACGCTGATTGTCAACTTCCATGTCTTGATTCACTCCAACTCGTTGCACACGCTGGTGCTCCGCGTCTTGGAGACACGGCGTCTAGAGGTTGTGGCCCCAAGGCTTGAAGAGCTCACTGTATTTGCTCGGCCATTGGAGGCTCACATCTCTGCTACCAAGCTTGTCAAG GCATTGTCGCTGACTAAGCGGTTCGATGAAGTTGATGAGTTGGATCATCTGAGCATCGATCTAAAATGGCAAG ATGTAGCAAGATATGAAAGCTTCTTGAATGAAACAAATAAGCTGCTCAAGTGTAAGAGCCTTTGCATATCCTTGTTGTGGGAACATGCCTTGGTGCCTGTCATGTGGCATCTCTTGAGGAGTTGCAATGGTACAAAGAGGCTTCGAGTACATTTGTGGGGTCCTTGGTCCCAACGAGTG ATGCATTCTTGCCTGCCGGCTTGCCCTTATCGTTTGGAAGAGAGTCTCAAGATTGATGTCATTGATCTCAGTTCACTTGAAGAGGTAGAAATCTCAGGTTTTTCAGGTTCTCATGAACAAATGGAACTTGTGGAGTTCCTATCCAGCAATGCCAGAATCCTGAAAAGGTTGCGCATCAATTATCACAATTGCCGTAGGCCCAAGGAAGCACGTGAGAAGGTCCGTAGCATGTGTCATCCAAATCTTAAAGTTGAATTCTTTGTGTTCCACGAGGGGAGGCAGGTACTTGTCGAGTAA
- the LOC8071959 gene encoding putative F-box/LRR-repeat protein At5g02930 isoform X1, whose translation MAADQRRSRRSGGEDRISGLPDELLHDILVRLRCARAAARTSVLSRRWRHVWAHLPELRLDQRRRPTASGLLFLDTIDAALAGYSAPTLERLSISIPSNSNAPSSVVGPGARIAPWLHFAAARVVGELNLFLRAPQTFVVATPEVVGEEAVLELPVCEQTKRIELFLQYADTHWLRPQASGSGLFTALTFLKVDGHVRMTGSDLTALVSTQCPCLRELDLFITLIVNFHVLIHSNSLHTLVLRVLETRRLEVVAPRLEELTVFARPLEAHISATKLVKVAWHGVYDPHLHRFVDVGSTLRLLKTSSQALSLTKRFDEVDELDHLSIDLKWQDVARYESFLNETNKLLKCKSLCISLLWEHALVPVMWHLLRSCNGTKRLRVHLWGPWSQRVMHSCLPACPYRLEESLKIDVIDLSSLEEVEISGFSGSHEQMELVEFLSSNARILKRLRINYHNCRRPKEAREKVRSMCHPNLKVEFFVFHEGRQVLVE comes from the exons ATGGCTGCAGATCAACGCCGCTCCCGCCGCTCCGGCGGCGAGGACCGCATCAGCGGCCTCCCCGACGAGCTGCTGCACGACATCCTGGTCCGCCTCCGCTGCGCCCGCGCCGCGGCGCGCACCAGCGTGCTCTCCCGCCGCTGGCGCCACGTCTGGGCGCACCTGCCCGAGCTTCGCCTCGACCAGCGGCGGCGACCGACGGCATCGGGCTTGTTATTCCTGGACACCATCGACGCTGCCCTCGCCGGCTACTCAGCCCCAACCCTCGAGCGCCTCAGCATCTCCATCCCCTCCAACAGTAACGCGCCCTCATCAGTAGTTGGGCCGGGGGCGCGCATTGCGCCGTGGCTCCACTTCGCAGCGGCGCGCGTGGTGGGCGAGCTCAATCTCTTCCTCCGCGCGCCTCAGACCTTCGTCGTCGCGACACCGGAGGTCGTCGGGGAGGAGGCCGTGCTCGAGCTTCCGGTATGTGAACAAACGAAACGAATCGAGCTCTTTCTACAATATGCAGACACACACTGGCTCCGGCCGCAGGCATCCGGCTCCGGCCTGTTCACGGCGCTGACGTTCCTGAAGGTAGATGGCCATGTCCGCATGACAGGAAGCGATCTCACAGCCCTTGTGAGCACGCAGTGCCCGTGCTTGAGGGAGCTCGATCTTTTCATTACGCTGATTGTCAACTTCCATGTCTTGATTCACTCCAACTCGTTGCACACGCTGGTGCTCCGCGTCTTGGAGACACGGCGTCTAGAGGTTGTGGCCCCAAGGCTTGAAGAGCTCACTGTATTTGCTCGGCCATTGGAGGCTCACATCTCTGCTACCAAGCTTGTCAAGGTAGCTTGGCATGGTGTCTATGACCCTCATCtgcataggtttgttgatgTTGGCTCTACCCTCCGGCTACTGAAAACTTCCTCTCAGGCATTGTCGCTGACTAAGCGGTTCGATGAAGTTGATGAGTTGGATCATCTGAGCATCGATCTAAAATGGCAAG ATGTAGCAAGATATGAAAGCTTCTTGAATGAAACAAATAAGCTGCTCAAGTGTAAGAGCCTTTGCATATCCTTGTTGTGGGAACATGCCTTGGTGCCTGTCATGTGGCATCTCTTGAGGAGTTGCAATGGTACAAAGAGGCTTCGAGTACATTTGTGGGGTCCTTGGTCCCAACGAGTG ATGCATTCTTGCCTGCCGGCTTGCCCTTATCGTTTGGAAGAGAGTCTCAAGATTGATGTCATTGATCTCAGTTCACTTGAAGAGGTAGAAATCTCAGGTTTTTCAGGTTCTCATGAACAAATGGAACTTGTGGAGTTCCTATCCAGCAATGCCAGAATCCTGAAAAGGTTGCGCATCAATTATCACAATTGCCGTAGGCCCAAGGAAGCACGTGAGAAGGTCCGTAGCATGTGTCATCCAAATCTTAAAGTTGAATTCTTTGTGTTCCACGAGGGGAGGCAGGTACTTGTCGAGTAA